ACTAGGTTAGTTGCGGAAGGCaaaggatgggaagggtgTGGGTTTGGGAGGTGTGGACGGACGGATAGGGGAGTGAGTGGGGAGGGGCAAGTGATTAATCTTTGGGTGAGGAGTAGTAGGAGAAGGGGCGATGGCGGTGGGGAGTTGGGGGATGGATGGCGGGATGCGGCTGAGCCAGAGGTGGGGCCTGTTGTAGTACAGGAAGACGGGGAAGCAAAAGggcaaaagaaaaagagcaaaATCGTCCAGCCTGCCAGACAACCGTGCGAGTTTCCATACCCAAAACTTCTCAATTCTGTCCTCCCACCTTCTATACGAGTCCTCGCCTGGTCCCCCATCCCGTCATCATTCGACTCGCGATTCTCTTGCACGTACAGACATTACCGCTACGCTTTCCACACCCGACCTACACCTACTTCTCCCGAACTCGACCTCGAGCTTATGAGCCAAGGTGCTCAGCTCTTACTGGGCGAACACGATTACCGTAATTTCTGCAAACTGGACGGGTCAAAACAGATTGAGAACCATACGCGAGGCGTATTGAAAGCGTGGTTtgaaggaggggagagTCAAGGTGTaggggaagggatgatGGTGTTCAACTTGATTGGTACCGCTTTCCTATGGCATCAAGTCCGTCATATCATtgccgtcctcttcctcatcggtGCCAAGCTCGAACCACCTTCCATTGTCTCTGACTTGCTCGATGTCGAGCGCTTCCCTTCAAAGCCCAACTACACGATGGGTCACCCTTTACCTCTCACTTTACACCACTGCGGGTATCCCGATGATCTGATCGATTGGCGGTTTGGCGGATACGATGGTCCTTGGCAGAGATTatcagaagatgaaaaggaggaaaagtaTAACCTCGCAATGggcggaagagaaggtTTGGACAGACAACTCGAAGTTGCACGCCAGGAAGCTCAGCTACGAAGTTGGCAGATATCAGGTTCTTTACGGAAACTTGATTCCATCTTTGGCCCCTCGCGCGCTGAGAAACCCGTGGGGGCTCTGTGGCCAATAGGCGGGGGAGATTATATGATGAGTGGAAAGTACAAGAAAGTTGAGGATCGGCCGATCGGTGAGACACCAGACGAGGTGAATAGAAAGTGGAGAGAAGGTAAGGGAAAGGTTAGGAAAGAAGCGAGGGAGGCGAAAGGGATGGAAATTGATGAGTAATGATGGCATGGAGATCCTCATGCATATATAATTATAGATTAGACCTACATCCTCACATTTAAATTGAGATGTGCTACAAAAACATGAGTTGTcaacaaaaaagaagccGAAAATGCCAGCGGGC
This Cryptococcus tetragattii IND107 chromosome 8, whole genome shotgun sequence DNA region includes the following protein-coding sequences:
- a CDS encoding tRNA pseudouridine(38-40) synthase; this translates as MSRYTNLTREQLIQKLEALESSPSLAPSLEPLVPQTATTKQERKSKKKAEKAFHFPAHPTRHIALLLSYHGWPYSGLALQAPATPDGPPVPTVEAELLAALEKTRLVAEGKGWEGCGFGRCGRTDRGVSGEGQVINLWVRSSRRRGDGGGELGDGWRDAAEPEVGPVVVQEDGEAKGQKKKSKIVQPARQPCEFPYPKLLNSVLPPSIRVLAWSPIPSSFDSRFSCTYRHYRYAFHTRPTPTSPELDLELMSQGAQLLLGEHDYRNFCKLDGSKQIENHTRGVLKAWFEGGESQGVGEGMMVFNLIGTAFLWHQVRHIIAVLFLIGAKLEPPSIVSDLLDVERFPSKPNYTMGHPLPLTLHHCGYPDDLIDWRFGGYDGPWQRLSEDEKEEKYNLAMGGREGLDRQLEVARQEAQLRSWQISGSLRKLDSIFGPSRAEKPVGALWPIGGGDYMMSGKYKKVEDRPIGETPDEVNRKWREGKGKVRKEAREAKGMEIDE